The genome window TATTCAGCGAAGAATCACCAAAACCAAGAAACACAAACTTCGGTTTAGGCTCATCAAGACATAAGGGATTTGCCTCTGCCACTTTTTCCAGCACTTTTCTGACAGCTTTAATATCTTCTTTTAAAGCCACGGCGATGCTTAAATCAATCCGTCTGATGGGAAAACGCGTCAGCGTCGTGACTTCAGATTTAATCAGTGTTTCATTAGGTATTCGTACAAACAAATTATCAAATGTGCGAAGTTTTACTGACAACAGATCTATGGACAGCACTTCTCCTGTAGTCTCTCCCACCTTGATGAGATCACCAACAGAAAAAGGTCGTTCAGCGACTAAAAATAATCCGCTGATGATATTCGATGCTGATGTTTGTGAAGCAAACCCTATGGCGACTGACAATACACCAGCAGCGCCAATCAGTACCCCCAAATTAAAGCCGATGGCATTCAGCCCCATGACAACAAATACCAACAGAATCAAATATGAGGCCACGCGAGCCATTAAAAGCTGTTGGTGCGTATCAAAACGATTTTTACTCCACTGACGTACAGCCCGGCTGGCCATCTTTGCCAAAATAAGACCGACGATAAAATAAATCAGGGCTTCAAATACAGACATAAACCATGCTGCATCGATATTGTTAATCCATTCTGTCATTCTTACTCGCCTGAGTTCTTAACCAAATAAAGCTGAAATAGCTTTGGTAATTTTACTGCGTCCAATGTCCTCTCTGGCTGCACATACCAGCTCCAGCGCACTCAATGGTAATCCACCACTGATGACGTCATCCAAGCTCAATATGGCATCATCCAGATTTCGTCTAACCAGTGTAATCCGTTGTGTCCAGAACTGTCCCTGCTTATCCACATATAGACTCAAGTTGGGAGCAGGCACACTAATTTTATCGAGTGTTAACATTTGATCCGACTGATTTTGAATGCGTACTTCTATTGCCGCTCTCGCCTTATTATTGGCAATGGGCTTCACATCTAATTGCTCACTGACCTGTGAGGCATAACTTAAAACGCCTTCACGCGTATTCGGGCCAAACCATGAATCACATACCTTCACTGTCGGAATATCTAATAAAGTCTGCTCAGAAGAAGTAGAAGCAATCTTCAACCAGAGCGGAAGACACACAAACAAAGTGACCTCTTGGAACGGCAATAAACTCACAGATACATCAGGCCGACAAACAACAGGGCGATCCGCTAAGGCTGGTTTAATCGCGACCCTTTCGGGGAGTTCTGCAAACACAAAACGATGTTCATGTTTGGGTGGTGATTCAAATGTACTGGTTTCATTTTTTAGCGACGGTTCAATTTGCTCAGTCGTATGCTGCCACTCGTAGCCCAACCACCATTGATGTGGAGCAGAATGCATTTCCAGACACACATCCGCACACCGCATAACCCATTGAGTTTGCTGGGGAAAACCGAAATCACCCCACCACCTATTTTGTCGTCCAACCATGGTAAATAACAACTTATATAAATTATTCGGAGACAGGTCGAAAATCCTTCCTTATAATAGCGCAGATGTTTACTCGAAATATGATAAAAATAGCGCTCGTTTCGGTGATTACCCTACTTGTCGCTTCATGTAGCAGTACACCGGAAAAAGGCGCGGAAGCGTCAACGACTCCGTCAGTTACTTATTCTAAGGCAAAACAAAAACTGAAACATACGCCTTGGGAACAAGCCTACAACGAATCCTTAGACGACACTGAAAACCCACTCTCCTCAGAAAATCCCCCCATCACCCTCCCCCTCAAGCACCCACTGACGTCTGGGATCGCATTCGCGATGGCTTCGTGATTTCTGATTACAAAACCTTAGAACCAGATACCGAGCGTCAACTTCGCTGGTTCATTGATCATCAGGACTATGTCGGCCGAGTGGTAGAACGAGCCAGACCTTATCTCTATCACATTGTTGAAGAAGTCAACAAACGCAACATGCCTATGGAGGTTGCGTTGTTACCTGTCGTGGAAAGCGGTTTTAAGCCGATGGCTTACTCACCTAGTCATGCATCCGGTTTATGGCAGTTTATCCCCGGTACCGGACAGGTTTACGGCTTGGAACAAAATTGGTGGTATGACGGCAGACGTGATGTTGTTAAGTCAACACAGGCCGCCCTCAATTATCTTGAAAAACTGCATAATGATTTCGGTGACTGGCAGCTTGCTCTCGCAGCCTATAACTGCGGTGAAGGTACCGTTGGCCGCGCTATTAAGAAGAATCAGGAACAAGGTAAGCCGACTGATTTCTGGTCACTGGATCTACCAAGAGAAACCTCGGCCTATGTACCTCGCTTAATGGCCGTCAGCCATATGGTGAAATATCCTGAACGCTATGAGCTAGAACTTAGCCCAATCGATAACAAGCCTTTCTTTGGGCAAGTTAATGTTGGCTCACAAATCGATCTAGCCATGGCAGCCAAGCTGGCTGGTATCACTGAAAAACAAATGCATCAACTCAATCCAGCATTTAATCGCTGGGCAACCGCCCCACATGGCGATCATAAGTTAGTACTGCCGCTGGAAAAAATCCCCACATTTAAGGCAGCTCTGGCTAAAACACCAGCATCACAGCGTGTGCAATGGGCTCGCCATGAAATCAAACGCGGTGAATCACTCAGTGTCATTGCCAGCAACTATGACACAACTGTTGAAGTGATTAAACAAGCCAACAAGCTGGGTAGCACACAAATTAGGGCAGGCAAAAACTTACTTATCCCAGTGGCATCGCATGATGTCAGCCAGCTAGCGTTGAAAAAAGCACAACGGAATCTGTCAGCAGCTAAAACCAAAAAAACGACTTACATTGTTAAAGCCGGTGACACTTGGTGGGATATCGCACGGAAAAACAATACCGATGTGCAATCTCTGACTAAACAGAATAAAAAGTCCGCCAGAGATATTCTGCATGCAGGTCAAAAACTCGTTATCACTACAACTGCTGAAGATATTAGAAAGTCAGTTAACTATACCATCAAAAATGGCGACTCTCTCTGGGCAATATCACGCAAGTTCAATGTCAGTGTGGCTGATGTGAAAGAGTGGAATGGTTTAAGTGATCGTTCAACATTACAGCCTGGCCAGAATTTGAAACTGTATATAGACGAAACCTGATTCACAGTGCTGCACGTTGCTCTCTACGAGCCCGAGATTCCACCCAACACGGGCAATATTATTCGTTTATGCGCCAACGCTGGCGCCAGTCTTCACCTGATAGAACCACTTGGTTTTGTGATTGATGATAAACGTTTACGGCGTGCCGGTCTGGATTATCATGAATTTGCTCATGTCACCGTCCATAAAAACTTTGATGAATTCATAGCATGGAGCGACAGCAGACGAATTTTTGCCTGCACCACAAAAGCGACACAACATCACCATCAAGTCAGCTACATCGATGAAGACATTTTGTTATTTGGTCCTGAGTCGCGCGGCTTACCTGATAATGTTTTGAATCAAGTACAAGACAGTCAGAAAATACGCATTCCAATGCTTCCTGATAGCCGAAGTTTGAACCTGTCTAATGCGACGGCCATCATCTTATACCAGGCATGGGAACAGCTCGACTTTGCCGGAGCAAAACGGTTCTGATCATTGGCCATAAATGTGTTCAAAACCTGAGCCAGTTCAATGTCCTATTTTCGCATCTACTCTATGATTCACCCTTTTACGGATAGGTGAGTATCATGCTTGTTTAGTGCTAATAGCGCTAAGCTTGTTTGGCTCAGTTGGGTTATTATTCACCATTCAATAAAACTTCAGTTATGTGTTATGCGCTATGGAAGGTAAATAACCATGATGTATCAATCATTTTTTTTATGTACTTCACCTAACCTCACCACGGATTTAGATTGCTACCAATGACAGGCTATCAATTTTTTTGTGCATGCATTCTTAGTTTGCTACTGAGCTTTTCAGTCACAATTCATGCCCAAGTTACTCAGACAGACGATGACCTGGCGTTAGAAAAAGTAAGCTTGCAACTGAAATGGAAATATCAATTTCAGTTTGCTGGTTATATTGCTGCCGTAGAAAAAGGCTTTTATAAAGAACAAGGTTTGGACGTTGAGCTACGACCTCGTCAGTCTGAGTTAAACGTCGTTGATGAAGTCGTCAATGACAAAGCTGATTATGGCATCGGTGGTATCGGTATTTTGTCTCAATATGCGAATGGTTCTCCAATAAAAGCATTAGCTGCTATCTTTCAGCATGATGCTTTAGTCTTTATGAGCCAAGCCGAGTCCGGCATTGTCAGCCCATATGAAATGGTGGGTAAACGCGTCATGTTTGATGGTACCAGCGGTAACGATGCCATCTTGAGGACCTTATTGAATGATGCCGGCATTCAACTCAAAGATATCAATATTATCCCTCAACAAATGAGTATAAACAGTCTGCTTAATGATGAAGTCGATGTCATTTCAGGCTATATCACCGATCAGCCCTATGCGTTTTTACAGAAAAAGTTTCCCATCAACATCATCAATCCGCGTAACTACGGGTTTGATTTCTATGGTGATATTTTATTTACCAGCGATGATGAGCTGAAAAACTACCCTGGCCGTGCACAACGCATGCTCAAAGCATCACTGAAAGGCTGGCAGTATGCGCTTGAGCACAGTGAGGAAATGATTCATATCATCAAAGAAAAATACGGTGCAGAGCAGAGTCTATCTCGACTACGGTTTGAAGCAAGAGAAACAAAGAAGTTGATCTTACCTGAATTAATCCCCCTCGGAAGCATCGAAACACCTCGCCTTAAACGCATTGCTGATATTTATACTCAACTGGGTGTTACGCCCGCACTTTCTGAAAAGGCGCTCAACCACTTCATACACCAACCTAGTACAACCTTATCACTGACAGAAGCGGAACAAGCCTGGTTGCAGGCACATCCGGTGATTAAAGTCGGTGTAGATAAAAACTTCGCTCCTTACGAGTGGGTGAATGATGATGGTGAATATGTCGGTATTGCAGCTGAATATATTAACCTGCTTGAAGAAAGACTCGGCGTTAGATTTGACATCATTTCCGACCATAGCTGGGATGAGTTGATGACTATGGCTCAGCAAAATGAACTTGACATGTTGGCATGCTTAAATGAGACGCCAGAGCGAGAACAATACCTCAACTTTACCGATCCTTATATTCAAAATCCCGTCGTCATCATTAACACAGATATCAACGGTTATGTTGGCGCACTGAAAAACCTGGCAGGTAAAACGGTTGCCATTGAAAAAGGTAATTTCAGTAATACCTTATTGAGTGATGACTACCCAGAAATTACCTTACTGTTTACCGACACGCCCAGACAGGCATTGGAAAAAGTGGCTCGGGGTGAGGCTGATGCTTATATTGGTGATGCAGCCTATGCCAACTATCAAATTAAAAACAATGATCTGATAAACCTTCAATTTGCTGGACAAACACAAGCACGTGCCGTCTACCGGATGGGTGTCGTCGAAAACCAACCTGAGTTATTGAGTATCATCAATAAAGTGCTGGGACAGCTCTCTGAAAAAGAAAAAAAGAAATTGAATCACAATGGCTGGGCATCAAAGTCACTCCCGGCCCTCAATTAAAAACATTAATACAATTCGGCGTTGGTATCCTGCTGTTATTCTTATTATTTGGCTACTGGATTCATCGTCTGCGACAGTCCCGCCGTGCTCTTCAGGAAAGTGAAAGTCGGTTAAGTGATGTGCTCAATACCTCACCTGTGCCAGAAATTATTATTGATAATCAAGGTAAGGTGACTTATATCAATCAGGCCTTTATTCAGTCATTTGGTTTTACTCAGACTGATATCCCGACATTGGATGATTGGTTATTGAGGACCTTTCCTAAACAAGAAACACGTGAACGTTTTATTCAGCAGGCCAACATTTCCACACACAAGCAATACGTATCTTTCAACTTCGAATCTATCGAAACAGACCTAGTTTGTATGGATGGTCAACGCCGGGCTGTTATTGCTAACGCACGAAAAGTCAGTAGTGATGCCATCCCTGATACATTGATTATTCTCTACGATATTACAGAACGTAAACGTGCTGAAGAAAAACTCAAACTGTCAGGACGGGTATTTACCCAGGCGCATGAAGGTATATTAATCACCGACGCTGATGGATTAATAGTCGACGTTAACCCGGCGTTTTCAGAGATCACAGGCTACAGCCGCGAAGATGTTCTACATCAGAATCCATCAATATTACGTTCAGATAAACATGATGCTTTGTATTTTGAAGAGATGTGGCAAGAGCTTCGTCATCAAGGTCACTGGCAAGGAGAAATCTGGAACAAGCGCAAAGATGGTCAGATCTATGCTGAACTATTAACGATATCAACATTAGTCGATGATTTTGGCGAAACGTTGCATTATCTCGGCATGTTTTCAGACATCACCCAGAGCAAAGAGCAACAACATGCACTGGAAATGATGGCGCATTATGATGTGTTAACTCAACTGCCTAACCGCACCCTATTTGCTGACAGGTTCAAACAGGCAATTGCACACAGCAATCGTAATAACAGTTTATTAGCTGTTGTTTTTCTGGATTTGGATGGTTTCAAACCGGTCAATGATACCTATGGTCATGAAGCAGGTGACCAGTTACTGATTGAGGTCTCAGCCCGTATCCAGTCATGTATCAGACAAGACGATACCGCCTCGCGTCTTGGTGGCGATGAGTTCGCCTTATTGTTGAACGACGTAAGCAGCGCTGATCACTGTGAAACGCTCATCAACCGTATAAGAAATGCCATCGAGCTCCCTTACATCATCGATGACAACAGTATCAGCTGTAGCGCCAGTATTGGTGTAACATTATACCCTCTCGATGATGCCGATGCTGACACCTTATTGCGTCATGCCGATCAGGCCATGTATCAAGCCAAAGTCTCAGGTCGTCAGCGTCATCATATGTTTGATATGCAGCAAGACGAGCAAATTTCCGAAAAGCAGAATCAATTTAAATCAATCGAAGATGCGCTTATATCCGATCAGCTGGTCTTGTTCTATCAGCCAAAAGTGAATATGCGTACAGGTGAAATTATTGGTGCTGAGGCATTGATTCGCTGGCAGCATCCTGAGCAAGGTTTAATCATGCCGGGGGCATTTTTGCCTGCTACGGAAGGTAGCCCATTGGAAATTAATATCGGCAACTGGGTAATTGAACACGCTATCAAGCAACTTGATGACTGGATTCAACGTGGCTGGTCGCTTGAAATGAGTATTAATATTTCATCACGACACTTGCAATGGAATGGCTTTTTTGACCATCTGGATCGTGTGCTTGCCAGGTATCCGAATGTGCCCTCTTATATGATCCAGTTAGAGATTTTGGAAAGCAGTGTTTTGACAGACATCAACAATATCTCCTCAATTATTAAGACCTGTCGTCATACCCTAGGCCTCAAAATTTCCTTGGATGATTTTGGTACTGGTTATTCCTCTTTAACA of Methylophaga marina contains these proteins:
- a CDS encoding mechanosensitive ion channel family protein, which codes for MTEWINNIDAAWFMSVFEALIYFIVGLILAKMASRAVRQWSKNRFDTHQQLLMARVASYLILLVFVVMGLNAIGFNLGVLIGAAGVLSVAIGFASQTSASNIISGLFLVAERPFSVGDLIKVGETTGEVLSIDLLSVKLRTFDNLFVRIPNETLIKSEVTTLTRFPIRRIDLSIAVALKEDIKAVRKVLEKVAEANPLCLDEPKPKFVFLGFGDSSLNMQFSVWVKRESFIELKNSIHEEIKEAFDAESIEIPFPHRSLYTGSVTEPFPIRLVSDADSKPENKD
- a CDS encoding lytic transglycosylase is translated as MISDYKTLEPDTERQLRWFIDHQDYVGRVVERARPYLYHIVEEVNKRNMPMEVALLPVVESGFKPMAYSPSHASGLWQFIPGTGQVYGLEQNWWYDGRRDVVKSTQAALNYLEKLHNDFGDWQLALAAYNCGEGTVGRAIKKNQEQGKPTDFWSLDLPRETSAYVPRLMAVSHMVKYPERYELELSPIDNKPFFGQVNVGSQIDLAMAAKLAGITEKQMHQLNPAFNRWATAPHGDHKLVLPLEKIPTFKAALAKTPASQRVQWARHEIKRGESLSVIASNYDTTVEVIKQANKLGSTQIRAGKNLLIPVASHDVSQLALKKAQRNLSAAKTKKTTYIVKAGDTWWDIARKNNTDVQSLTKQNKKSARDILHAGQKLVITTTAEDIRKSVNYTIKNGDSLWAISRKFNVSVADVKEWNGLSDRSTLQPGQNLKLYIDET
- the trmL gene encoding tRNA (uridine(34)/cytosine(34)/5-carboxymethylaminomethyluridine(34)-2'-O)-methyltransferase TrmL; the protein is MLHVALYEPEIPPNTGNIIRLCANAGASLHLIEPLGFVIDDKRLRRAGLDYHEFAHVTVHKNFDEFIAWSDSRRIFACTTKATQHHHQVSYIDEDILLFGPESRGLPDNVLNQVQDSQKIRIPMLPDSRSLNLSNATAIILYQAWEQLDFAGAKRF
- a CDS encoding ABC transporter substrate-binding protein, coding for MLLSFSVTIHAQVTQTDDDLALEKVSLQLKWKYQFQFAGYIAAVEKGFYKEQGLDVELRPRQSELNVVDEVVNDKADYGIGGIGILSQYANGSPIKALAAIFQHDALVFMSQAESGIVSPYEMVGKRVMFDGTSGNDAILRTLLNDAGIQLKDINIIPQQMSINSLLNDEVDVISGYITDQPYAFLQKKFPINIINPRNYGFDFYGDILFTSDDELKNYPGRAQRMLKASLKGWQYALEHSEEMIHIIKEKYGAEQSLSRLRFEARETKKLILPELIPLGSIETPRLKRIADIYTQLGVTPALSEKALNHFIHQPSTTLSLTEAEQAWLQAHPVIKVGVDKNFAPYEWVNDDGEYVGIAAEYINLLEERLGVRFDIISDHSWDELMTMAQQNELDMLACLNETPEREQYLNFTDPYIQNPVVIINTDINGYVGALKNLAGKTVAIEKGNFSNTLLSDDYPEITLLFTDTPRQALEKVARGEADAYIGDAAYANYQIKNNDLINLQFAGQTQARAVYRMGVVENQPELLSIINKVLGQLSEKEKKKLNHNGWASKSLPALN
- a CDS encoding sensor domain-containing protein, with the protein product MLNTSPVPEIIIDNQGKVTYINQAFIQSFGFTQTDIPTLDDWLLRTFPKQETRERFIQQANISTHKQYVSFNFESIETDLVCMDGQRRAVIANARKVSSDAIPDTLIILYDITERKRAEEKLKLSGRVFTQAHEGILITDADGLIVDVNPAFSEITGYSREDVLHQNPSILRSDKHDALYFEEMWQELRHQGHWQGEIWNKRKDGQIYAELLTISTLVDDFGETLHYLGMFSDITQSKEQQHALEMMAHYDVLTQLPNRTLFADRFKQAIAHSNRNNSLLAVVFLDLDGFKPVNDTYGHEAGDQLLIEVSARIQSCIRQDDTASRLGGDEFALLLNDVSSADHCETLINRIRNAIELPYIIDDNSISCSASIGVTLYPLDDADADTLLRHADQAMYQAKVSGRQRHHMFDMQQDEQISEKQNQFKSIEDALISDQLVLFYQPKVNMRTGEIIGAEALIRWQHPEQGLIMPGAFLPATEGSPLEINIGNWVIEHAIKQLDDWIQRGWSLEMSINISSRHLQWNGFFDHLDRVLARYPNVPSYMIQLEILESSVLTDINNISSIIKTCRHTLGLKISLDDFGTGYSSLTHLRHLPVDTVKIDQSFVRDLIDDPNDYTIIDGVIGLTDAFHHQVIAEGVETTEHGLMLLAMGCDLAQGYGIAYPMSADDCNQWISTYQPNVRWIDLAERKLDAEQTLLELMDLQINYWLNRVVSNLQSTSDKIEHWPLMNHKKCHFGLWLEQAKKQNLFDKVWIESMKLAYTELYHNANSLKYQFQENQHRVNDTGITELKSHFGIIQSLLNAKKQSH